Genomic DNA from Sphingobium sp. V4:
GCATATTTGGCGGCATAAGCCATGATCTGGACATTGGCGTGGCCGGTTTCCTCCAGCGCCTCGCGGATCGCGCCGACCCGACCGTCCATCATGTCGCTGGGTGCGATGATGTCGGCGCCCGCAGCGGCCTGGTTCAGCGACTGCCCGATCAGCACGTCGATGGTGGCGTCGTTGACGACATAGCCCGTCTCGTCGAGCAGCCCATCCTGGCCATGGGCGGTATAGGGGTCCAGCGCCACATCGGTCAGCACGCCGATATCGGGAACCGCATCCTTGATCGCGCGGATCGCCCGGCACATGAGGTTGTCGGGATTGAGCGCTTCAGAGCCGTCATCGCTGCGCCGTTCGGCCTGGGTATTGGGAAAGAGGGCGAGACAGGGGATGCCGGCGTCGCGCGCGTCCCTGGCCCGTTCCACCATCAGGTCGACCGACCAGCGCGAAACACCCGGCAGCGCCGCGATCGGCTCTTCCACGGCCTGCCCTTCGGTCACGAACAGGGGCCATATGAAGTCACTGGGCGACAAGCGGTTTTCGGCGTGCATCGCCCGGCTCCAGGCAGCAACGCGCGTGCGGCGCATACGCAGCGCCGGATAGGGTGCATGGGTCATGGAGCGGGTGTAGGCGTGGGCGTGCGGGGGATCAAGCGGGGTGCTGCTGGCAAGAATCTCCTGCGCTCAAGTTTCATCCCGATCTACGAAGTGACATTGTCAGCGATATCCTCCGCAAGGCGATCAATTTCGGCGGGCGGATTCCGACTGACGAGTGCATAGGCCAAATCGCCTTCCTGCCAACAGGCTACCGATGTGCCGTTGCGGCTCATTACGTCGGGCCTGGATGGTGCGACCTTGTCATCCCGCACTGCAAACAAGGACATGGACGCAGACTTGCCGTTGCTGATGGTCATCTGAAGGCTGGCTCCGCTGTCCGACGGGAAGAGCTGAACGTCTATTACCCGCCACCCGGCAGGCAGTTTCGGCAATGCGATGCGCGTGAAGGCGGCGACTTCCTGTGGATCATAAACAGCAGGTGGCGAACGGCGCAACCGCGTGCGCACCTGCGCTATGTCATGGGATTGCAAGGCTTCCTCGACGAAATATTCTGCGGGCGGGGCGGATGCGGAGAACCCCGTCCGCGCGATCATCCAGCCGCCGATCACCAACAACACAGCCGCCGCGATCTGTGACAAATGGACCCAGCGCATACCGTTCTCCTGACGAGCGGTGCGCCGTCGCGCCGCTTCAAGGGGGAAGGCCGAAGAAACTTGCTGGTCCCGCGAGAGTGACGATTCCCGATGGAACACAGCGTCGAAATGGCTCGCCGCGTCCACATCGTTGGTCCAGGAAAAGCCGTGCCGATAGAGCAGTGCATAGATGGCCTGCGGATCAACGCCGTATCGGCCCAAATTCTTCTCATCGACCTCCACTACAACGCCACACGTCTGTGGCAGGGCCAGGATCGGTTCCAGGCCCTGAAGTACCGAATGCTCGAATCCTTCGACGTCGATCTTGACGAGTATCCGGCGGTCACCGATCAACTTCAAGAGTCCGGGGAAATCCTGAATTGAGAGCGACATGACGCGCTCCCCCCCACGCTCGATTGCATCGGGCGCGATCGCGAACCTGCCAGAATGGCCGACCGCGCTGTTATCAAGAAGTTCAGGCCGGGTCAGCGCGGACAAGGCCATGTTGAAGGGCAGGATATTCTCCGCATCGTTGATGTGGATGTTTCGCACCAGCTTCGCGAAAGTCGAAAAACACGGTTCGAAAGATACAACCAGTCCCTCCGGACCGACGCGCTCGGCCGCCAGAAGGGCAAACACTCCACAATTGGCCCCCACGTCGATGAAACAATCGCCGGGGTTCAGCCGCTCAACCTCATTGGACACGACTGTCCCATATCTGGCCGTTACCCCCAGTTGAAATGTTCTGTCATGTACGTCCATGCCCAAGCGGAAGCTGCCGTAGCCCGATCGCACCGACGTCCCGTTCACCATTTTCGCGAAGGGCGAGAGAATCCGCCATTTCCCGCGAAAATTGGGAACCTGGTGCACATAAAAGTCCATCAGTGCGGATCGAAAATTCCCGGCCAATGTCACAGCAATTTCTCCATTCGTCCGCGCAAGGCGTACGCGACTGGCGACGTCGAATGGGCAACTTTTATGTTCTAATCCAAGGTTCAGAAAAGCGAGCGAACCGGACATAGGCGCTATCCGGATGGAGTAATGCATGTTCGAAAGGCCCGGTCGCTATTTCGC
This window encodes:
- a CDS encoding FkbM family methyltransferase, whose protein sequence is MSGSLAFLNLGLEHKSCPFDVASRVRLARTNGEIAVTLAGNFRSALMDFYVHQVPNFRGKWRILSPFAKMVNGTSVRSGYGSFRLGMDVHDRTFQLGVTARYGTVVSNEVERLNPGDCFIDVGANCGVFALLAAERVGPEGLVVSFEPCFSTFAKLVRNIHINDAENILPFNMALSALTRPELLDNSAVGHSGRFAIAPDAIERGGERVMSLSIQDFPGLLKLIGDRRILVKIDVEGFEHSVLQGLEPILALPQTCGVVVEVDEKNLGRYGVDPQAIYALLYRHGFSWTNDVDAASHFDAVFHRESSLSRDQQVSSAFPLEAARRRTARQENGMRWVHLSQIAAAVLLVIGGWMIARTGFSASAPPAEYFVEEALQSHDIAQVRTRLRRSPPAVYDPQEVAAFTRIALPKLPAGWRVIDVQLFPSDSGASLQMTISNGKSASMSLFAVRDDKVAPSRPDVMSRNGTSVACWQEGDLAYALVSRNPPAEIDRLAEDIADNVTS
- the hemB gene encoding porphobilinogen synthase is translated as MTHAPYPALRMRRTRVAAWSRAMHAENRLSPSDFIWPLFVTEGQAVEEPIAALPGVSRWSVDLMVERARDARDAGIPCLALFPNTQAERRSDDGSEALNPDNLMCRAIRAIKDAVPDIGVLTDVALDPYTAHGQDGLLDETGYVVNDATIDVLIGQSLNQAAAGADIIAPSDMMDGRVGAIREALEETGHANVQIMAYAAKYASAFYGPFRDAVGSRGLLKGDKKNYQMDPANGEEALREVALDLAEGADSVMVKPGLPYLDIVARVRDRFAVPVFAYQVSGEYAMIEHAAAAGAGDRDALILETLMAFKRAGCSGVLTYHALHAARLLGA